A DNA window from Trypanosoma brucei brucei TREU927 chromosome 11 chr11_scaffold01 genomic scaffold, whole genome shotgun sequence contains the following coding sequences:
- a CDS encoding hypothetical protein, conserved (Very little similarity between Leishmania and T brucei ORFs, but some between L Major and T cruzi.) has translation MTEGVGQDGNVAKMMDNIRIQKLIRAVDELVAWSFVMDEKDVILSELEKCVDEAEKELLRASDAVEDQQRRCALVQVHRSTKQERKIPQSARGSDHKLEELWKSKGEAFKRQYELHLTTYKRLFDELLEEELQRLNGTTTSAGDLRRPPEDVCGSSSMTEISISASPAAGGNCSDGADSDAAGAIA, from the coding sequence ATGACGGAGGGTGTTGGGCAGGACGGGAACGTAGCTAAAATGATGGACAATATTCGCATCCAGAAACTCATCCGAGCTGTAGATGAGCTCGTCGCGTGGAGCTTTGTTATGGACGAAAAGGATGTGATCCTTTCAGAGTTGGAGAAGTGTGTGGATGAAGCCGAGAAGGAATTGTTGCGGGCGAGTGACGCCGTTGAGGATCAACAACGGCGCTGTGCTCTCGTTCAAGTCCATCGAAGCACGAagcaggaaagaaaaattccACAGTCGGCGAGGGGCAGCGATCACAAACTTGAAGAACTGTGGAAGTCAAAAGGTGAGGCGTTTAAGCGACAGTATGAGTTACACCTGACTACTTATAAACGACTCTTTGATGAGCTGTTGGAGGAGGAACTCCAGCGACTCAACGGCACCACCACTTCTGCGGGTGACCTCAGACGGCCTCCAGAAGATGTGTGTGGGTCCAGCAGCATGACTGAAATCAGCATCTCTGCGTCCCCTGCTGCGGGAGGTAACTGTAGTGACGGTGCCGATAGTGATGCTGCGGGTGCCATAGCCTAG
- a CDS encoding hypothetical protein, conserved (Little similarity between L major and T brucei; more observed between L major and T cruzi.), with amino-acid sequence MDPLLLSREELEEAQRAIKRRRDTIRTATTERIQTELQPTGSGSLAKRTVPNSIPDKEKAESNSGVVKKLKEELRRRTEELENSVNEQRRAREEYKRLKSVFESFVVEVCEREEAYKIVFSKAYEEVEKHKKHCEGLQRQLEERSSTTTVAATVQVPVADTTTPPVAVGSRTLHEIIDQFRTMIDELECRVGCHGSDDNQSRVAATDISNPDKHRRSAATGTRNRAEQKQKQQVSEGKHQLQPHGQNDQPKEEVVGVVSGSVVPARGAAVLSRPQAPVARSAVSAPKKRRAAKSESAAAVKRAAAEKCNQASTSSLFTSFSTLSERPKKSEVNFGSEPIEDYLALLKKTDLSKVDVLRRELMNFCNSDVNVVATYVVEHFLRKALLTPPMTALWNETVEAMHIDVDVFPAFVRLVVRKLVHLLGPDTAVSAGNTLDHSPQLQRLSLVLRLACVVRLRETESGGDALFFAFYESTISALRSWRLSSTAEGQRDVLKLWMIAVRHLYGFVEDFHMLTRYYANTDGVMEALTLPKLLTCYAVRAVMGNCYFIPSAQPSLVEVEADVQLWTTFCDAMDWSGSELPIDGIGAAAVNILSHSTDERSRGEALLSLRLLVLQKGFGFLQSLTERLRVASGDVDVDEAFAELFSLAVVDLQLEDPLDDQWDRAMSFFMDYLYNCSVEQVNSVEELLTGCKEAHLLVLRAVFQLCSGTGALAEQRVEHATRALRWLKALRVGLDRSARGVASSPLTSVSKGHLLDRTSLGKDLVYLCRHDL; translated from the coding sequence ATGGACCCCCTTTTACTTTCCAGGGAAGAGTTGGAGGAGGCACAACGCGCAATAAAGCGGAGAAGGGATACGATTCGGACTGCCACAACGGAACGTATCCAGACTGAGCTTCAGCCTACCGGAAGCGGTAGTTTAGCAAAAAGAACCGTCCCAAACTCTATTCCAGATAAGGAAAAGGCGGAGAGCAACTCGGGTGTTGTGAAAAAATTGAAGGAAGAGCTACGTCGGCGTACGGAAGAGTTAGAAAACTCAGTAAATGAGCAGCGACGGGCAAGGGAGGAGTACAAGCGTCTGAAGTCCGTCTTTGAgtcatttgttgttgaggTTTGCGAGCGTGAAGAGGCGTACAAAATTGTTTTTTCCAAGGCTTATGAAGAAGTTGAAAAGCACAAGAAGCATTGTGAAGGTTTGCAACGCCAGCTTGAGGAGCGGTCATCTACTACCACAGTAGCTGCTACCGTGCAAGTGCCTGTAGCCGACACCACCACTCCACCCGTTGCCGTTGGTTCAAGGACTTTGCACGAGATCATTGATCAATTCCGCACCATGATCGATGAACTCGAATGCCGGGTGGGGTGCCATGGAAGTGATGACAACCAAAGCCGTGTGGCTGCCACAGACATTAGCAATCCCGACAAACATAGGCGTAGTGCTGCCACGGGTACACGTAACCGAGccgagcaaaagcaaaagcagcaggtCAGTGAGGGTAAACACCAGCTACAACCACATGGCCAGAATGATCAGCCGAAGGAGGAAGTGGTTGGGGTCGTTTCCGGCTCGGTGGTTCCCGCCCGAGGCGCAGCGGTGTTGAGCAGACCGCAAGCCCCGGTGGCGCGAAGTGCCGTTTCTGCCCCCAAGAAACGAAGAGCGGCGAAAAGTGAATCAGCGGCTGCTGTTAAGCGTGCCGCTGCGGAGAAGTGTAATCAAGCAAGTACCTCCTCACTTTTCACAAGCTTTTCAACTTTGTCGGAGCGACCGAAGAAGTCAGAGGTGAATTTTGGCAGTGAGCCCATTGAGGATTACTTGGCTCTACTAAAGAAAACAGACTTGAGCAAAGTTGATGTTCTTCGTCGGGAATTGATGAACTTTTGCAACTCGGATGTTAATGTTGTTGCGACTTATGTGGTGGAACACTTTCTAAGAAAGGCTCTGTTAACCCCCCCTATGACCGCGCTGTGGAATGAAACTGTTGAAGCCATGCACATTGATGTCGACGTTTTTCCCGCATTTGTTCGGCTCGTTGTTCGCAAGCTCGTCCACCTTCTAGGGCCAGACACCGCGGTGTCGGCGGGAAATACTTTGGATCACAGCCCACAGCTCCAACGCTTGTCGCTTGTGCTGCGTCTAGCTTGTGTCGTCCGGCTGCGTGAGACCGAGAGCGGTGGAGATGCactcttttttgccttttacGAGTCCACGATAAGCGCCTTACGGAGCTGGCGTCTCTCAAGCACCGCGGAGGGTCAGCGAGACGTGCTGAAATTATGGATGATTGCGGTGCGACACCTCTATGGATTTGTAGAGGACTTCCACATGTTGACGCGGTACTACGCTAATACCGATGGTGTGATGGAGGCGTTGACTCTTCCGAAGTTGCTTACCTGCTACGCAGTGCGGGCTGTTATGGGTAACTGCTACTTCATTCCGTCTGCGCAGCCGTCACTGGTGGAGGTAGAAGCCGATGTGCAGCTTTGGACTACCTTTTGTGACGCTATGGATTGGAGCGGGAGTGAGCTGCCCATTGACGGTATCGGCGCTGCTGCCGTTAACATTCTTTCGCATAGCACTGACGAACGCAGTCGCGGTGAGGCGCTCCTCTCCTTGCGCCTGCTAGTTCTCCAGAAGGGCTTTGGGTTCTTGCAATCTCTAACAGAGCGGTTGCGTGTTGCTAGTGGTGATGTAGACGTCGACGAGGCTTTCGCAGAACTGTTTAGCCTCGCTGTTGTTGATCTACAGTTAGAAGACCCTCTGGACGATCAATGGGATCGAGCGATGTCGTTTTTCATGGATTACCTGTACAACTGCTCTGTTGAGCAAGTGAACTCCGTGGAAGAGTTGCTCACTGGCTGCAAGGAAGCCCACCTGCTTGTGCTGCGCGCCGTGTTCCAGTTGTGCAGTGGTACTGGAGCGCTGGCAGAGCAACGGGTTGAGCATGCAACCAGAGCTCTGCGGTGGCTGAAGGCGCTTCGAGTTGGTCTTGACCGCTCCGCGCGTGGAGTTGCTTCATCACCGTTGACTTCTGTGTCTAAAGGTCATCTACTTGACCGGACGTCGCTCGGGAAAGATCTAGTTTATCTTTGCCGACATGACTTGTAG